A window of the Plasmodium vivax chromosome 12, whole genome shotgun sequence genome harbors these coding sequences:
- a CDS encoding hypothetical protein (encoded by transcript PVX_117365A) codes for MNVHAGFYSHGNGLKAAPKGLNTGRHRSTQMMSASPTEVFSPDTYCSKLCEKKRSNCVEAATANHVQFKNGHKVQTPNVLNGRSFPQQKTRQKIDDERYTHMINNGNVKNEMEQFCNFFQYDNNNSFLCNDYCEYMNSFFASEAQMYFGAKYHFDSFDKFSNLPVLTQICKLSNFKKIKREYFANGEKNRYGKNALFKKIIKNHLNSVEKYTRTLATPPKAEFAQFRKRGRRGRRGRRGENGFPFKSKSILRKYFNIGGGNSRAGKNSQKRGNVLKPNHSDGQKQSIRRIPKEKKILLRNPQMSRDEKGKFLKRIHLHFSSCGSSGIDILLSPDGTKGVSELFLLRKRQTDQLEENRDDKSTKSEGVHRHSQFVPPNQWVQIVSYGDMELYKLMRKRLRDKCKNEARFSTTSRWRSTFCAKKKAMKVLYRSGSFTGGKTDDKREEDQTEGQEYTRLSPKHVQTHRERNNAAKNGNGQLVVNLGRVKYKCLNEYHSLLNYQNGFTHNRGENNETEMEKPHRAGSAGGTTKWCSCSESDASFSNLQKSCGMYFSEEGTPNGMNASHMGHPNGIDPLYVGVTDGKEGGKEHRNEHWKEHRNEHWTEHTNKFYITSGTTCTSASKSEANPIDDLCSDERKAGSVSSEQFKKTHQEGDRGNSSMEDRSTQNSSTQNSSMEKRYSDHAKDIQEGGTHFSVKNVARPLPLGEPEQGGMCSQSKWSEKAPQLHLRHAQVEEDKLSIYHNERLCAVGRDYQRGWGSNLGDRRGGSPHGRVLSPRGARVHHPERGYLSIAHSQCNSYPRGPPLEKSLKGEDNKMENTPREGSGTLGGKASSDPFDQATRSCERGVIGGGTNPILLETPQLENKQKFALKPKVYWSKRRPFWEEKPPKRGIAKNRQEGMRSGTNTDERHCGEGSLKNVEEDHVHSEKNIITLNEGIHIGFVFTEGEKQPLRNFSLTSDSTCTLRSTPLHKRTLTNELPSPRERRIIRSSGNAQKRSYTTSCINETPIFRCRKNLSANIVSLVDANKYDSMRSRSGHSCAASSRESSSRLSSSRARVGRPRRGERGRRGMKTSHSSDGNSLKGDLPPPTLVENDPPMVNISSISNEMSSNRFESKTQLKSIYTKRLVDKKEEPFTHTKETTAWGKQRGMLPPVKDNSLSENRLTRCAPPSGFLPPGRDSTAEELPLSRKRVKNGGSKGSKMNRSDKSDTPFTCTPEQRDAHKQEDPQVDCPHTKDPLPRERKSKMQSCLSDKEVVNRNLSSGSHSTDKRRPKKGRSKLETNNTTAGKGNQQITHFNSADIRNTKGEALWGNHLKWDCFTHSVCPNEETSKATEKDFSPSEQTHLGDPPRNGILQLEGNCKMRRLPDSQRGGSRNGVAISVGGLNGKSQLGKPREGDSPLRDHKECYRYDDGGLDYLRKGDHPSSRKRCIRLADWEQVNKRTQCVEGGTGGEQKGERYNQQGGLTCVGQQKGGSYDQQGGLTCVGQQKGGSYDQQRGLKSVGQQKGGSYDQQGGLTCVGQQKGGSYNQQGRLKLGPNSPSGTCPKKIEAINKSAHHLGGDLYKDNLTSRTNLPIDFFTKDGSAATGRRNLPPPLQIQQLEYVPSNVGNCGGVPNPHDEHCDGGLAHRFKNAPPEDLKKSTNETFQKKSQNSYLIEWYPGFDIPIGTYGRAILRKALHQKRMTDVKKCDELLSSNGLFPTSRSTFGDMKIRDLYRAAHILGVWNVAEKYCLLACERNGYKREWIAMLKSSGVKVTIKALKELRSRHLLTSKHFSTSGKKKQISSNSSSNNNRAKKRDPGGVDTNGAVKATFERGAHPGGPMLEAPSPIRKKSSHSPNCSHDGKAGTTPSDCLHSKKCKRENKTCYTVAEQQSYLSTGESKMADAKRTPNQVSCSSPRNNLPSEHINEWRDALLRRLKKNQMGITNDGSCQIGSGRDAKTDFVKKHKDKLSPPPQMSNAPVVAYTAASNYVSADTRSNSLSKIPFGYSTQDRFSNVVGGPLSGTLTDDPEMSDEIGVENSNQLQNTCHFFDANFLHARGAPTHQNWNSTGTASMGDADHIGGITIRGDTSHPAGNIPVMGDLSTYDGTRNEHALEMGMLSDLFHTGGTADSFQFWGSSKSGSRFVDEYM; via the coding sequence ATGAACGTTCATGCCGGATTTTATAGCCATGGGAATGGCCTTAAAGCAGCGCCAAAAGGATTAAACACAGGCAGACATCGTTCTACTCAAATGATGTCCGCCTCCCCAACTGAGGTCTTCTCGCCTGATACATATTGCTCCAAACTTTGTGAGAAAAAACGATCAAACTGCGTGGAGGCAGCAACAGCAAACCACGtccaatttaaaaatggccATAAAGTACAAACCCCAAATGTACTAAATGGAAGAAGCTTTCCGCAGCAAAAGACACgtcaaaaaattgatgatgAAAGATACACCCACATGATAAACAatggaaatgtaaaaaacgaaatggaacagttttgtaatttttttcagtaTGATAATAACAactcttttttgtgtaatgACTATTGTGAATATATGAACAGCTTTTTTGCGAGTGAAGCTCAAATGTATTTTGGTGCAAAATACCACTTTGACTCATTCGATAAGTTTTCAAATTTGCCTGTACTTAcccaaatttgcaaattatccaattttaaaaaaattaaaagggaaTATTTTGCCAACGGAGAGAAAAACCGATATGGCAAAAAtgctctttttaaaaaaattatcaaaaatCATCTGAACTCCGTTGAGAAGTACACACGTACGTTGGCAACTCCCCCCAAAGCGGAGTTCGCTCAGTTTCGGAAAAGAGGTAGAAGAGGCAGAAGAGGCAGAAGAGGCGAAAATGGCTTTCCCTTTAAGTCTAAAAGTATCCTCCGCAAATATTTCAAcatagggggggggaattccagggcaggaaaaaattcccaaaaaaggggaaatgttCTTAAACCCAACCATAGTGATGGGCAGAAGCAATCGATTAGAAGGATCCCCAAAGAGAAGAAGATTCTGCTAAGGAATCCCCAAATGTCACGTgacgaaaaggggaaattcttaaaaaggaTACATCTACATTTCAGCAGTTGTGGGAGCAGCGGCATAGACATTCTACTCTCCCCCGATGGTACAAAAGGCGTTAGCgaacttttccttttgcgaAAAAGACAGACTGACCAGTTGGAAGAAAACCGAGATGACAAATCAACCAAGTCGGAAGGGGTTCACAGGCACTCGCAGTTTGTTCCACCCAACCAATGGGTTCAAATTGTGTCCTATGGCGATATGGAGCTTTACAAACTGATGAGAAAAAGGCTCAGAGACaagtgcaaaaatgaagcgcGCTTCTCAACAACCAGCCGTTGGAGAAGTAccttttgtgcaaaaaaaaaagcgatgAAGGTGCTCTACCGAAGTGGAAGCTtcacagggggaaaaacggaTGATAAACGTGAAGAAGACCAAACTGAAGGCCAAGAGTACACACGTCTTTCCCCTAAACATGTACAGACACACCGCGAAAGAAATAACGCCGCAAAGAATGGCAATGGCCAACTCGTTGTCAATTTGGGTAGGGTCAAATACAAGTGCCTCAACGAATACCACTCTCTTTTGAATTACCAAAATGGGTTCACGCACAACCGCGGAGAGAACAACGAGACAGAGATGGAGAAACCTCATCGGGCTGGCTCAGCAGGGGGGACTACGAAATGGTGTTCCTGCAGCGAGAGTGATGCGAGTTTTAgcaatttgcaaaaaagctGTGGAATGTATTTTTCCGAAGAGGGAACTCCAAATGGCATGAACGCATCCCATATGGGTCATCCTAATGGCATTGATCCCCTTTATGTAGGAGTAACAGACGGGAAGGAGGGTGGAAAGGAGCATCGAAATGAGCACTGGAAGGAGCATCGCAATGAGCACTGGACCGAACATACGAACAAGTTTTACATAACCAGCGGCACCACGTGCACGAGCGCATCCAAGTCCGAGGCTAACCCCATTGATGACCTTTGCAGTGACGAGCGTAAAGCCGGTTCCGTCTCGTCGGAGCAGTTCAAAAAAACACACCAGGAAGGAGACAGGGGGAATAGCAGTATGGAGGACAGAAGTACGCAAAATAGCAGTACGCAGAATAGCAGCATGGAGAAGAGATATAGTGACCACGCGAAGGACATCCAGGAGGGGGGGACCCACTTCTCCGTGAAGAACGTAGCACGACCGCTACCCCTGGGCGAACCCGAACAAGGGGGTATGTGTAGCCAATCCAAGTGGAGCGAAAAGGCCCCACAGCTGCATTTGAGGCATGCACAGGTAGAGGAAGACAAATTGAGTATTTACCATAACGAACGGTTGTGTGCTGTGGGGCGGGATTACCAACGCGGATGGGGTAGCAACTTAGGTGATAGGAGGGGGGGCTCCCCCCATGGCAGAGTGTTATCGCCCCGTGGTGCGCGCGTACACCATCCGGAAAGAGGTTACCTAAGTATAGCTCATTCGCAGTGTAATAGCTACCCGCGTGGACCGCCGCTCGAAAAGTCGCTAAAAGGAGAAgataacaaaatggagaataCCCCCCGTGAGGGAAGCGGCACACTGGGGGGCAAAGCATCGAGTGACCCCTTCGATCAGGCAACACGTTCATGCGAAAGGGGAGTCATAGGTGGAGGAACGAATCCCATCCTTTTGGAGACCCCCCAATTGGAGAACAAACAAAAGTTTGCGCTTAAACCGAAAGTCTACTGGAGCAAAAGGAGACCCTTTTGGGAGGAGAAACCCCCCAAGAGAGGCATAGCCAAAAATAGGCAAGAAGGAATGCGTAGCGGAACAAACACAGATGAACGTCACTGTGGAGAGGGCTCCCTAAAGAATGTGGAAGAAGATCACGTCCATTCAGAGAAAAACATTATAACCTTAAACGAGGGGATCCACATCGGTTTTGTATTTACAGAGGGTGAGAAACAACCCCTTAGGAACTTCTCCCTTACTAGTGACTCGACATGCACATTGAGGAGTACCCCTCTTCACAAACGGACGCTCACAAATGAGCTGCCATCCCCCCGGGAAAGAAGAATCATACGTAGCAGTGGAAATGCTCAGAAGAGAAGTTACACAACCTCTTGCATAAACGAAACACCCATATTCAgatgtagaaaaaatttatccGCCAACATCGTGTCCTTAGTtgatgcaaataaatatgacAGCATGAGGAGCAGAAGTGGACATTCCTGTGCGGCTTCCAGTAGGGAGTCCTCCTCCAGGTTGTCTTCTAGCCGTGCGCGTGTTGGCCGGCCAAGACGAGGGGAACGAGGCAGAAGGGGGATGAAAACGAGCCACTCCAGTGATGGGAACTCTCTCAAGGGCGACCTTCCACCCCCCACCCTCGTGGAAAACGACCCCCCAATGGTAAACATATCAAGCATATCAAACGAAATGAGCAGTAACAGATTTGAGAGCAAGACGCAGCTGAAGAGCATTTACACCAAACGGTTGGTggacaaaaaggaggagccaTTTACGCACACGAAGGAAACAACTGCGTGGGGGAAGCAACGTGGAATGCTACCACCAGTGAAGGATAACTCTTTATCTGAGAATCGACTTACCAGGTGTGCTCCCCCCAGTGGGTTCCTTCCACCTGGTAGGGACTCCACAGCTGAGGAGCTTCCCCTCTCCCGCAAAAGGGTCAAAAATGGAGGCAGCAAAggcagcaaaatgaacagaagCGACAAAAGCGACACCCCGTTCACCTGCACACCTGAACAAAGAGACGCCCACAAACAGGAGGATCCCCAAGTGGACTGCCCCCACACGAAGGACCCCCTGCCAAGGGAAAGAAAATCTAAAATGCAAAGCTGTCTGAGTGATAAAGAGGTGGTCAACCGCAACCTTTCCAGTGGAAGCCATTCGACTGATAAGAGGAGACCCAAAAAGGGACGAAGCAAATTGGAGACGAACAACACCACTGCTGGAAAGGGCAACCAACAGATAACCCATTTTAATAGTGCGGATATAAGGAACACCAAAGGTGAAGCCCTTTGGGGTAACCATCTCAAGTGGGACTGCTTCACCCATTCAGTATGTCCCAATGAAGAAACCTCGAAAGCGACTGAAAAGGACTTCTCCCCATCTGAGCAAACACATTTAGGGGATCCACCTCGAAATGGTATTCTCCAGTTGGAGgggaattgcaaaatgagACGCTTACCGGACagtcaaagggggggaagccgaAACGGAGTGGCCATCTCGGTTGGAGGTCTAAATGGGAAATCTCAATTGGGGAAGCCCCGCGAGGGTGACTCCCCTCTGAGAGACCACAAAGAATGTTACCGCTACGATGATGGTGGATTAGACTACTTACGTAAGGGGGACCACCCCAGCTCGAGAAAGAGGTGCATCCGTCTCGCCGATTGGGAGCAAGTGAATAAGAGGACGCAGTGTGTGGAAGGAGGAACTGGAGGggagcaaaagggggaaaggtaCAACCAACAGGGGGGACTCACATGTGTAGggcagcaaaaggggggaagttacGACCAACAGGGGGGACTCACATGTGTAGggcagcaaaaggggggaagttacGACCAACAGAGGGGGCTCAAAAGTGTCGggcagcaaaagggggggagttaCGACCAACAGGGGGGACTCACATGTGTAGggcagcaaaagggggggagttaCAACCAACAGGGGAGACTCAAATTGGGACCAAATAGCCCGAGTGGCACTTGTCCTAAAAAAATCGAAGCGATTAACAAAAGCGCTCACCATTTAGGGGGAGACCTTTACAAGGACAACTTAACCAGTAGGACAAACTTACCCATCGACTTCTTCACCAAGGATGGGAGTGCTGCCACTGGAAGGAGGAatctgcctccccccctgcaaaTCCAACAGTTGGAATACGTTCCCTCAAATGTTGGCAACTGTGGAGGAGTCCCTAATCCGCATGATGAGCACTGTGATGGAGGACTGGCCCACCGCTTCAAAAATGCACCTCCTGAAGATTTGAAGAAGAGTACCAACGAAACCTTCCAGAAGAAATCCCAAAACAGCTATCTAATCGAGTGGTACCCAGGGTTTGACATCCCCATAGGAACCTATGGGAGGGCCATACTACGAAAGGCGCTACACCAAAAAAGAATGACAGACGTGAAGAAATGTGATGAGCTTTTATCATCCAATGGGTTGTTCCCTACATCGAGGTCCACCTTCGGGGATATGAAAATAAGGGACCTTTACAGGGCTGCCCACATTTTGGGCGTATGGAATGTGGCCGAGAAGTATTGCCTTCTGGCCTGCGAACGGAATGGGTATAAACGGGAATGGATCGCTATGCTGAAGAGTAGTGGCGTTAAGGTTACCATCAAGGCACTCAAAGAGTTGAGGAGCAGGCACCTCCTCACTAGTAAGCACTTTTCCACCTccgggaagaagaagcagattAGTAGTAACAGTAGTAGTAATAATAACCGCGCAAAGAAGAGGGACCCCGGGGGGGTGGACACAAACGGGGCGGTTAAGGCAACATTCGAAAGGGGTGCTCACCCCGGGGGACCCATGTTAGAGGCACCTTCCCCCATCCGCAAAAAATCTTCCCATAGCCCCAACTGCTCACATGATGGTAAAGCAGGCACTACACCGAGTGATTGTCTCCACAGTAAGAAATGTaagagggaaaataaaacatgcTACACCGTAGCGGAACAGCAGAGCTACCTCTCCACAGGAGAATCCAAAATGGCAGACGCTAAGAGAACTCCCAACCAGGTAAGCTGCTCATCTCCAAGGAACAATCTCCCTAGTGAACACATAAACGAATGGAGGGATGCACTCCTCAGAAggttaaagaaaaatcaaATGGGAATTACCAATGATGGGAGTTGCCAAATTGGAAGCGGCAGGGATGCAAAAACGGACTTCGTAAAGAAGCATAAGGACAAGTTGTCTccacccccccaaatgagtAACGCCCCAGTTGTAGCTTACACAGCTGCTTCAAACTACGTGAGTGCAGACACTAGGAGTAACTCGCTAAGTAAAATTCCGTTTGGCTATTCAACACAGGATAGATTTTCCAACGTAGTAGGAGGACCCCTCAGTGGAACCCTGACGGATGACCCCGAAATGTCAGATGAGATCGGCGTAGAGAATTCCAACCAGCTCCAAAACACCTGCCACTTTTTTGATGCAAATTTTCTGCATGCAAGGGGGGCACCTACTCATCAAAATTGGAACTCCACTGGCACGGCTTCAATGGGAGATGCTGACCACATTGGAGGAATAACAATTAGGGGGGACACTAGCCATCCTGCTGGCAACATTCCGGTAATGGGAGACCTCTCTACATACGACGGTACGCGGAATGAGCATGCTTTGGAAATGGGAATGCTCAGTGATCTGTTCCACACGGGGGGCACCGCCGATTCGTTTCAGTTTTGGGGCAGCTCGAAGAGCGGCAGCCGCTTCGTTGACGAGTATATGTAG